The following proteins come from a genomic window of Phaeodactylum tricornutum CCAP 1055/1 chromosome 19, whole genome shotgun sequence:
- a CDS encoding predicted protein gives MHIAFLASSLLIFARDCINAIASFTLIDTGTIPNRLYTIGLDDLSSAIGPFNIRANVVDDICTESASIRLEGGQEISLLEFTPLRLLPQLDQHALTKARETNWQGTITEPQDCVNVIANFTLIDTGTIPNRLYTIGLDDLSSAIGPFNIRANVVDDICTESASIRLEGCPFPNRCESNLPFTAFGDPSLMDLEDSVANYCNRARNIPPGIYTIKDTPSAGPACSHESKGEELAVSFVIQEPERPTAKPSAHPSKSVSSWSQVGIDIDGENADDNFGGSVTLSADGTIVAIGASSNNGSGTGAGHVRVYKRTGTVWNQIFGDDIDGEDVDDASGNAVALTADGNVVAIGALNNNGSGFEAGHVRIFIWNGDMWKQLGLDIDGARSGDTFGWELALSSDGKTVAVGAPFSGSAITGYVQVYNWNGSVWQQLGQSILGENDFDFSGSSVALSGDGMILAIGSPNNDGSGTNNFVGHVRVFKWNGSLWSQVGVDIDGEDIDDVSGSSVSLSANGKIVAIGARDNSGSGTNAGHVRGYRWNGTSWKQIGLDIDGENPGDKSGQQVLLSMDGMTVAIGAIRNDEAGINAGHVRVFKWDGVNWMQVGLDIDGNGPGEFTGASLGLSSDGKTVAIGAPRAGIGGQVRVYSIDG, from the exons ATGCACATTGCATTCCTTGCCTCGAGCCTGCTGATTTTCGCACGGG ACTGTATTAATGCGATCGCCAGCTTCACCTTGATTGATACTGGAACAATTCCCAACCGACTTTACACTATAGGATTAGATGATCTGTCATCCGCTATTGGCCCGTTTAATATTCGGGCAAATGTTGTGGACGACATCTGTACTGAGAGTGCTAGTATCCGTCTTGAAGGTG GGCAAGAAATATCCCTCCTGGAATTTACACCATTAAGGCTACTCCCTCAGCTGGACCAGCATGCTCTCACGAAAGCGAGGGAGACGAATTGGCAGGGAACCATTACAGAGCCCCAAGACTGTGTTAATGTGATCGCCAACTTCACCTTGATTGATACTGGAACAATTCCCAACCGACTTTACACTATAGGATTAGATGATCTGTCATCCGCTATTGGCCCGTTTAATATTCGGGCAAATGTTGTGGACGATATCTGTACTGAGAGTGCTAGTATCCGTCTTGAAGGTTGTCCGTTCCCAAATCGCTGCGAGAGCAATCTTCCTTTCACAGCATTTGGAGACCCATCTTTAATGGACCTAGAAGATTCAGTCGCCAACTACTGCAACAGGGCAAGAAATATCCCTCCTGGAATTTACACCATTAAGGATACTCCCTCAGCGGGACCAGCATGCTCTCACGAAAGCAAGGGAGAGGAATTGGCTGTGTCGTTTGTGATCCAAGAGCCAGAGCGCCCTACTGCCAAGCCTTCTGCCCATCCATCCAAGAGTGTTTCAAGCTGGAGCCAGGTTGGTATTGATATTGATGGTGAAAATGCTGATGACAATTTTGGAGGATCTGTTACCTTGTCAGCTGATGGTACAATAGTAGCAATTGGGGCTTCAAGCAATAATGGATCCGGAACTGGAGCTGGTCATGTGCGGGTGTACAAAAGGACTGGGACAGTATGGAATCAAATTTTTGGGGATGACATTGACGGCGAAGATGTGGACGACGCTTCCGGAAATGCTGTAGCCCTGACCGCAGACGGCAATGTGGTGGCAATTGGGGCTCTGAATAATAATGGATCCGGGTTTGAAGCTGGCCATGTGAGAATCTTCATATGGAATGGTGACATGTGGAAACAGCTTGGCCTCGACATTGATGGAGCAAGATCTGGAGACACGTTTGGTTGGGAACTCGCACTTTCTTCTGATGGGAAAACAGTAGCCGTTGGGGCACCATTCTCAGGTTCTGCTATAACTGGCTATGTGCAGGTATATAATTGGAATGGATCCGTCTGGCAGCAGCTTGGCCAAAGCATTTTGGGTGAAAATGATTTCGATTTTTCTGGAAGCTCTGTTGCCCTGTCTGGAGATGGAATGATTTTGGCAATAGGGTCTCCAAACAATGATGGCTCTGGTACAAATAACTTTGTTGGGCATGTGCGAGTATTCAAGTGGAATGGGTCCCTTTGGAGCCAAGTTGGTGTTGACATTGATGGCGAAGATATTGACGATGTTTCTGGAAGTTCTGTTTCCCTGTCTGCGAATGGTAAAATAGTGGCAATTGGAGCTCGTGACAATAGTGGATCCGGAACTAATGCTGGTCATGTGCGAGGATACCGGTGGAACGGGACAAGCTGGAAACAGATTGGACTTGACATTGATGGCGAAAATCCTGGCGATAAATCCGGTCAGCAAGTCTTGCTATCCATGGATGGCATGACGGTGGCAATTGGGGCCATAAGAAATGATGAAGCTGGAATAAATGCAGGCCATGTTAGAGTGTTTAAGTGGGACGGGGTAAATTGGATGCAGGTTGGCTTGGACATAGATGGCAATGGCCCTGGCGAATTTACTGGTGCCTCCCTTGGACTTTCATCTGATGGGAAGACTGTGGCAATTGGTGCTCCGAGGGCTGGAATTGGCGGTCAAGTGCGAGTTTACAGCATTGATGGCTAG
- a CDS encoding predicted protein encodes MTLCRTRTHRWAFGCRRTQFVMAVLLFSTTVVVKSLVSLQTSTRVRGKNKHEVFEFLATPANWPTIVLSSWEVRGNAKDRLLKRRDVVAEIFGLPPVLPLSVEWQCVEANEKKGILDMRSPSGVDGLASDCRMLFEIQEDQDKSSTISVQLTMEYVPNNWLAQFAIPILTVDNALALKVLFPNALRSAGRTALNDFRSLMGVLYGVAGLAHLADCVLGSSQLLQASGSAGFYNLPLPGQCFALLWCAAGPVAFVASRKGVGDYGLIAYGAIEVTGAGFLDATAATSIAIVDGVNPLLNAVAVQAIVGAAWLYASQKKDKPEPLSR; translated from the coding sequence ATGACGCTGTGCCGGACGCGGACTCATCGGTGGGCTTTCGGTTGTCGTAGAACACAGTTCGTCATGGCCGTTCTGCTGTTTTCAACAACGGTAGTCGTTAAATCGCTCGTTTCGCTCCAAACATCAACACGTGTGCGAGGAAAGAACAAGCATGAAGTGTTTGAGTTTTTGGCGACCCCGGCCAATTGGCCGACGATCGTCTTGTCGTCATGGGAGGTTCGTGGAAATGCCAAGGACCGCCTCCTAAAGAGACGAGACGTTGTAGCGGAGATTTTTGGGCTACCGCCGGTACTGCCCCTGTCGGTGGAATGGCAGTGCGTGGAAGCCAACGAGAAGAAAGGTATCCTAGATATGCGTTCACCTTCGGGTGTCGATGGTCTGGCGTCGGACTGTCGTATGCTCTTTGAGATTCAAGAAGACCAGGACAAGAGCAGTACCATCTCGGTGCAGCTCACCATGGAATACGTGCCGAACAATTGGTTGGCGCAATTCGCAATTCCAATTCTTACTGTAGACAACGCGTTGGCACTCAAAGTATTGTTTCCCAATGCGCTCCGAAGTGCTGGGAGGACGGCGTTGAACGACTTCCGATCGCTCATGGGTGTGCTCTACGGTGTTGCTGGTCTCGCGCATCTGGCCGATTGCGTGCTGGGTTCATCTCAGCTCTTGCAAGCCTCTGGAAGTGCGGGATTTTACAATCTACCGTTGCCTGGACAGTGTTTCGCGCTACTATGGTGCGCCGCGGGGCCTGTGGCGTTCGTTGCGTCCCGGAAGGGTGTGGGCGACTACGGATTGATCGCGTACGGCGCGATCGAAGTCACGGGGGCCGGTTTTCTGGATGCTACAGCAGCGACCTCAATAGCCATAGTTGACGGTGTAAACCCGCTACTGAACGCCGTTGCCGTGCAGGCTATTGTGGGAGCCGCGTGGTTATATGcgtcgcaaaagaaagacaaacCCGAGCCTCTCTCTCGGTAG